A DNA window from Helianthus annuus cultivar XRQ/B chromosome 15, HanXRQr2.0-SUNRISE, whole genome shotgun sequence contains the following coding sequences:
- the LOC110913947 gene encoding uncharacterized protein LOC110913947, with protein sequence MSFTSSSLLSKNCHAIRSISLPTRSHPSTLQVEEELVKFKTWETSVSCISDAETIYHGLTNLGRLYTCVDDLLSLPLTRQALSHHQYEKVVHELEDRSMRLLDICGSFRDIVSQVKAHVRDVQSALRRKGDLNHLNIDASFLKKLIKDAKKSVAEFNQIDHAYSAKPLNIVPHLALVTQVLREVSEVSISVFRTLLFYLSKSISKPKPATKWFTVSKLIKKGPTKCKDQHQIRVEAFDSSTEDIENALECLFRRLIITRASLLNIISQ encoded by the coding sequence ATGTCTTTCACATCATCTTCTTTGTTATCCAAGAATTGTCATGCCATTCGATCCATTAGTTTGCCAACCCGATCACACCCGAGCACGCTTCAAGTCGAAGAGGAACTTGTCAAATTCAAAACTTGGGAGACATCTGTTTCATGTATTTCTGACGCAGAAACAATTTACCACGGTCTAACAAATCTTGGTAGATTGTATACATGTGTAGACGATTTACTGAGTTTGCCACTGACCCGCCAAGCCCTTTCGCACCATCAATATGAGAAAGTGGTCCATGAGTTGGAGGATCGATCCATGAGGCTTTTGGACATTTGTGGCTCTTTCAGAGACATTGTTTCACAAGTCAAGGCACATGTAAGAGATGTTCAATCAGCATTGAGGAGAAAAGGGGATCTAAATCATCTGAACATAGATGCTTCATTCCTCAAGAAACTAATCAAGGATGCCAAGAAAAGTGTTGCGGAGTTTAATCAAATCGATCACGCTTACAGCGCAAAACCCTTGAATATTGTCCCACATCTTGCATTGGTAACTCAAGTACTAAGAGAAGTTAGTGAAGTCAGCATTTCTGTCTTTAGAACGCTCTTGTTCTATTTGTCAAAATCCATTTCAAAGCCAAAGCCGGCAACTAAATGGTTCACAGTctcaaaacttattaaaaaagGACCAACTAAATGCAAAGATCAACATCAAATTCGTGTTGAGGCTTTCGATAGCAGCACTGAAGACATTGAGAATGCTTTGGAGTGCTTGTTTAGGAGGTTGATCATTACAAGGGCTTCACTCCTAAATATTATATCTCAATAA